A genomic window from Lycium barbarum isolate Lr01 chromosome 4, ASM1917538v2, whole genome shotgun sequence includes:
- the LOC132637159 gene encoding SNF2 domain-containing protein CLASSY 4-like, with product MRTRHQLIDYWKELINERNRLSQSGNPSQSSGTSSVNIGEDVSCGRKRKRVEEENTASGDIKESSSVAVTLPKENTAYGGNKMVRNMDELKKRVDNGKRKMEESSEDGRKFSPGTCESITKRRLIDEKSDSSSDSSSDSDSDSDSDSDSDDDDSEEEESDPDVAEEAVAGSGVNTGSGSGSWSNVGSVGLRSPILNAAADEVVSSTSSMCRTAGPSEGRQESEEPTDVIRFSDTTECSELESEASSDDDNDDPEDKDFWVKESSSSSQSDDIRDDLDDVVSCPAEQQNNEERKESNVGVVPQLAVEGEKYNKGRTYSLRSRSLSKPRKKKLNRGDCSSPILLSDEEEPKSVSEEDCKADHSVQNAVQKDAVKKHRRTRNRILKDSEFLKFVVDSIITDDDHIKLTSSEEKEQVPVKKTLPLKFRFEDEEPQPPEKEEWEKEIEHLFAAMDMCISQSHIGFTDSSVLQMQSEETGDCQMGNHHLVLDEEIGLICKICSHVHLESKYIFPTFAQRNRGRHERKYFGESPSLLDVDGFRFYDSSTVHDPAIYGEGTVWDLVPLSAKATMYPHQRGGFEFMWKNIAGDITLEKLREPLSGSRGGCIISHPPGTGKTRLTIVFLQAYLKQFPKSRPVIIVPSNLLPNWEAEFQKWEADIPFHNLNSKDFSFKEDYSTVRLFRCLSRTGRKNSHHIRMVKLRSWAKSTSVLGISYDLFKILTREYGDFPYAKEIREILLKLPGLLVLEEGHTARNEQSLVWKALNKVETEKRIILSGTPFQNNIKELYNTFCVVSPKFAAEFEQKWTSLSSCIDKNVRALEELRDMIAPLVHKCSENVKKDSLPGIRDTVIHLKPTDLQKELLKRIPEHPGSFYEQNLMSLISVHPSLVAKKNEFCDLESQLKEKECRLDPNIGVKMKFVVELIRLCGGLKERVIIFSQLLDPLNLIKEQLHSLFGWTLGREILYMDGKLDVKQRQISINSLNDPKGDVKVLLASIKACSEGISLIGASRVVLLDVLWNPSVEQQAISRAYRNGQTKFVHVYCPVTSKWEVDKIEQQTRKKYHSDILLSRNEVNTGKMNAVSEDTILDAMVQHESLRHMFEKLSHASRVVPTTCNHPSKPSS from the exons ACGAATTAAAGAAAAGGGTGGACAATGGGAAGAGAAAAATGGAAGAATCTTCAGAAGATGGTAGAAAGTTCAGTCCAGGAACTTGTGAGTCCATCACTAAACGGCGTCTCATCGATGAAAAATCTGATTCTAGTTCTGATTCTAGttctgattctgattctgattctgattctgattctgattctgatgaTGATGATTCAGAGGAGGAGGAGAGTGATCCTGATGTTGCTGAGGAGGCTGTTGCAGGCTCAGGTGTAAATACTGGATCAGGTTCAGGATCTTGGTCCAATGTGGGCTCTGTTGGATTGCGGAGTCCCATTTTGAATGCAGCAGCAGATGAGGTTGTTTCATCTACCTCCAGCATGTGTAGGACAGCGGGGCCTAGTGAGGGGCGGCAGGAATCAGAGGAGCCGACTGATGTCATTAGGTTTAGTGATACAACTGAATGTTCTGAGTTGGAATCTGAAGCTtcaagtgatgatgataatgatgacccAGAAGACAAGGATTTCTGGGTGAAGGAATCATCAAGTTCTAGCCAATCTGATGatataagagatgatttagatgATGTTGTGAGCTGTCCTGCAGAGCAacaaaacaatgaagaaagaaagGAGTCAAATGTTGGGGTAGTACCTCAGCTTGCTGTTGAAGGTGAAAAGTACAACAAAGGCCGAACATATTCTCTTCGTTCACGCTCACTTTCTAAGCCCAGAAAGAAGAAGCTAAACCGTGGGGATTGTAGTAGCCCAATTCTTCTTAGTGATGAGGAGGAGCCTAAATCCGTGTCTGAAGAGGACTGCAAGGCTGATCACTCGGTGCAAAATGCTGTTCAAAAGGATGCTGTTAAAAAGCATAGAAGGACTCGGAATAGGATTCTTAAAGATTCTGAATTTCTGaagtttgttgttgattctataaTAACTGATGATGATCACATTAAACTTACTTCTTCAGAAGAGAAGGAACAGGTTCCTGTCAAAAAAACGCTTCCTTTAAAGTTCCGGTTTGAAGATGAGGAACCTCAACCACCGGAGAAAGAAGAATGGGAAAAGGAAATTGAACACCTTTTTGCTGCAATGGACATGTGTATCTCGCAATCACATATTGGTTTTACAGATTCATCTGTTTTACAGATGCAGAGTGAAGAAACAGGTGACTGTCAGATGGGGAACCACCATCTTGTTCTAGATGAAGAAATTGGACTCATCTGTAAAATTTGTTCACATGTGCATTTGGAGAGCAAGTACATCTTCCCTACTTTT GCTCAGAGAAACCGAGGGAGGCATGAAAGGAAGTATTTTGGAGAGTCACCATCGCTCTTGGATGTTGATGGCTTCAGGTTTTATGACTCTTCCACTGTCCACGATCCTGCTATTTATGGGGAAGGTACTGTGTGGGATTTAGTTCCCCTGAGTGCCAAAGCGACAATGTATCCTCATCAACGTGGAGGCTTTGAATTCATGTGGAAAAACATTGCTGGAGATATAACTCTAGAGAAGCTGAGAGAACCTCTGTCGGGTAGTAGGGGAGGATGCATAATCTCACATCCACCTGGCACCGGGAAAACCCGTCTGACCATAGTATTCCTTCAGGCATATTTGAAACAGTTTCCAAAGTCTCGACCTGTAATCATAGTTCCGTCCAATTTGCTTCCTAACTGGGAAGCCGAGTTCCAGAAATGGGAGGCAGACATTCCCTTCCACAACTTGAACAGCAAGGATTTCTCTTTCAAGGAAGATTACTCTACTGTTCGTCTCTTCCGCTGTTTATCCCGTACCGGAAGAAAAAACTCACACCATATACGTATGGTGAAGCTGAGATCCTGGGCTAAAAGTACGAGTGTTTTGGGAATCAGCTATGACTTGTTCAAGATCCTCACGAGAGAATATGGAGACTTTCCTTATGCCAAAGAGATCAGAGAAATACTTCTAAAGTTACCTGGTCTTCTGGTACTTGAAGAAGGGCACACTGCTCGGAATGAGCAAAGCCTGGTGTGGAAAGCTTTGAACAAAGTTGAAACGGAGAAGCGTATAATTCTGTCTGGAACTCCCTtccagaataacatcaaagagTTGTACAACACCTTCTGCGTTGTTAGTCCAAAGTTTGCTGCAGAGTTTGAGCAGAAATGGACATCTCTAAGCAGTTGCATTGACAAGAATGTCCGAGCACTGGAAGAGCTTAGGGATATGATTGCACCACTAGTCCATAAATGTAGTGAAAACGTAAAGAAGGACAGCCTTCCGGGTATAAGGGACACTGTGATACACTTGAAGCCCACAGATCTGCAGAAGGAGTTGCTTAAGAGAATTCCAGAGCATCCAGGCTCCTTTTACGAACAAAATCTGATGTCTCTGATATCTGTTCATCCATCATTAGTGGCGAAGAAGAATGAGTTCTGTGACTTAGAAAGTCAGCTAAAAGAAAAAGAATGTCGCCTGGATCCAAATATTGGAGTAAAAATGAAATTTGTTGTTGAACTAATCAGGCTCTGTGGTGGCTTGAAGGAGAGGGTTATAATATTTAGCCAGCTACTTGATCCTCTAAACCTGATAAAGGAGCAACTCCATTCTCTCTTTGGCTGGACATTAGGCCGAGAGATTCTCTATATGGATGGGAAACTGGATGTAAAGCAGCGGCAGATATCGATAAACTCTCTTAATGACCCTAAGGGTGATGTGAAAGTCCTTCTTGCATCAATAAAAGCCTGCTCTGAAGGAATTAGTCTTATAGGTGCCTCAAGAGTGGTTTTGCTTGATGTTCTCTGGAATCCCTCAGTAGAACAGCAAGCCATCAGTCGAGCCTACAGGAATGGTCAGACTAAATTTGTGCATGTTTACTGTCCGGTGACATCAAAATGGGAGGTTGACAAGATCGAACAGCAGACAAGAAAAAAGTATCATTCGGATATACTCTTGTCTAGGAATGAAGTGAACACTGGCAAGATGAATGCTGTGTCAGAGGATACCATACTAGATGCTATGGTTCAGCATGAGAGCCTCCGTCATATGTTTGAAAAATTATCTCATGCATCCCGTGTGGTTCCTACAACATGTAACCACCCTTCAAAACCGAGCAGTTAG